A single window of Synechococcus sp. CBW1004 DNA harbors:
- a CDS encoding HemK/PrmC family methyltransferase, which translates to MAIASPSGKPAAARHSLDLSATELLAWRRSMLALAGGGADAASRLDWLLDLTGGLSWPALQALWLHPQRRIQLRCSLQELEDLWQRHHRNAEPLQYLVGRCPWRDLELSVAPGVLIPRQETELLLELALAEAAAQPSGSPLCWADLGTGSGCLAVALARALPHGCGLAVDASQEALRQAASNLRALLPPRTRIAGPYATEPEATVGAEPQTAVDGKPEPGAEPSSRMLPGVQLLQGSWWQAIEPWWGRLQLVVSNPPYIPSAVLAALEPVVRDHEPALALDGGADGLAAIRRIAAGAAVALAPGGVLLLEHHHDQSEAVLALLAEAGLEECHAHRDLEGVLRFASARRPAEPDGPMALSPAGIHS; encoded by the coding sequence ATGGCCATCGCATCGCCGAGCGGGAAGCCCGCCGCCGCCCGCCACTCCCTCGACCTCAGCGCCACCGAGCTGCTCGCCTGGCGCCGTTCGATGCTGGCGCTCGCAGGCGGCGGTGCCGATGCCGCCTCGCGGCTCGACTGGCTGCTCGATCTGACCGGGGGCCTCAGCTGGCCGGCACTCCAGGCGTTGTGGCTGCATCCGCAGCGCCGCATCCAGCTGCGCTGTTCGCTGCAGGAGCTGGAGGATCTCTGGCAGCGGCACCACCGCAATGCAGAGCCGTTGCAGTACCTGGTGGGACGGTGCCCCTGGCGGGATCTGGAGCTGTCCGTGGCTCCGGGGGTGCTGATCCCGCGCCAGGAGACCGAACTGCTGCTGGAGCTGGCCCTGGCCGAGGCAGCGGCTCAACCTTCAGGCAGCCCGCTCTGCTGGGCCGACCTGGGCACGGGCTCGGGCTGTCTGGCCGTGGCCCTGGCCCGGGCGCTCCCCCACGGCTGCGGCCTGGCAGTGGATGCCTCCCAAGAGGCGCTGCGCCAGGCCGCCTCCAACCTGCGGGCTCTGCTGCCGCCCCGCACACGCATCGCCGGGCCGTACGCCACGGAGCCGGAGGCGACGGTGGGTGCGGAGCCACAGACGGCCGTCGATGGCAAGCCGGAGCCAGGGGCAGAGCCGTCGAGCCGGATGCTGCCCGGCGTGCAGCTGCTGCAGGGCTCCTGGTGGCAGGCGATCGAGCCGTGGTGGGGGCGGCTGCAGCTGGTGGTCAGCAATCCGCCCTACATCCCCTCGGCCGTGCTGGCAGCTCTCGAGCCGGTGGTGCGCGATCACGAACCGGCCTTGGCCCTTGATGGTGGCGCCGATGGCCTGGCAGCGATCCGCCGCATCGCAGCGGGTGCTGCGGTGGCCCTGGCCCCCGGCGGCGTGCTGCTTCTGGAGCATCACCACGATCAGAGCGAGGCGGTGCTCGCCCTGCTGGCCGAGGCCGGCCTGGAGGAGTGCCACGCCCACCGCGATCTTGAGGGAGTGCTGCGCTTCGCCAGCGCCCGCCGACCTGCTGAGCCCGATGGCCCGATGGCGCTCAGCCCTGCGGGGATTCATTCATGA